A DNA window from Chelativorans sp. AA-79 contains the following coding sequences:
- a CDS encoding LysR family transcriptional regulator, with product MIDKLEFFIALAKERHFGRAAAELGVTQPTLSAAVKQLEDQLGVMLVQRGSRFQGLTPEGQRVLEWARRIVGDTRTMREEMRTARRGLSGHVRIAVIPTALAMMPALTTPFREKHPDVTFSIVSRTSLEVLTLLENFEIDIGITYLDNEPLGRVVSVPLYSERYQLITAAGNRFSDRERVTWAEVAELPLCLLTPDMQNRRIINKHLAEAGATVHPTLESNSMILLFSHIRTGKWASIMPLNLAEVLGFAEPIRAIPIVEPDASHLVGVVAVEREPHTPMVSALLYEARLAAESFARA from the coding sequence ATGATCGACAAGCTGGAATTCTTCATCGCGCTCGCCAAGGAGCGGCATTTCGGCCGGGCCGCGGCGGAGCTCGGCGTCACGCAGCCCACGCTTTCCGCCGCCGTAAAACAGCTCGAGGATCAGCTCGGCGTCATGCTCGTGCAGCGCGGGTCGCGCTTCCAGGGCCTGACACCCGAGGGCCAACGCGTGCTCGAATGGGCGCGCCGCATCGTGGGCGACACGCGCACCATGCGCGAGGAGATGCGCACGGCCAGGCGCGGCCTTTCCGGCCATGTACGGATCGCAGTCATCCCCACCGCGCTTGCCATGATGCCGGCGCTCACTACGCCGTTTCGCGAGAAGCATCCGGACGTGACCTTTTCCATCGTTTCCCGCACCTCGCTCGAAGTGCTGACGCTTCTCGAAAATTTCGAGATCGATATCGGCATCACCTATCTCGACAATGAGCCGCTGGGGCGGGTGGTTTCCGTGCCGCTCTATTCCGAGCGCTACCAACTGATCACCGCGGCGGGGAACCGCTTCTCCGATCGCGAAAGAGTGACCTGGGCGGAGGTGGCCGAGCTGCCGCTGTGCCTGCTCACGCCGGACATGCAGAACCGGCGCATCATCAATAAGCATCTGGCGGAGGCGGGGGCGACCGTGCACCCCACGCTGGAATCGAACTCCATGATCCTGCTCTTCTCCCACATCCGCACGGGCAAATGGGCCTCCATCATGCCGCTCAACCTGGCGGAAGTGCTGGGTTTTGCCGAACCCATCCGGGCCATCCCCATCGTCGAGCCGGATGCGAGCCACCTGGTGGGCGTGGTGGCGGTGGAGCGTGAGCCGCATACGCCCATGGTCTCCGCCCTGCTCTACGAAGCGCGGCTGGCGGCGGAGAGCTTTGCGCGCGCTTGA
- the fdhF gene encoding formate dehydrogenase subunit alpha, producing the protein MCFVNEIDYGTPASKSDKSITLTIDGKEIAVPEGTSIMRAARMAGIEVPKLCANDMVKAFGSCRLCLVEIEGRGGTPASCTTPVAEGLKVSTRTDRVQAIRRGIMELYMSDHPEDCPACAAGDCEMVEMAETVGLQEIRYGRGGENHLWPAHDGEANPHFLETDLSNPYFAYDASQCIVCSLCVRACEEQQGTFALTVEGRGFESRISAGMHEPFLESECVSCGACVQACPTGALREKSVIEKGMPDHSVVTTCAYCGVGCSFKAEMQGEEVVRMVPYKDGKANRGHSCVKGRFAYGYTSHKDRILNPMIREKITDPWREVTWEEAYAHVGREFRRIQYQYGKGAVGGITSSRCTNEETYLVQKLVRQGFGNNNVDTCARVCHSPTGYGLKTTFGTSAGTQDFDSVEHADVVLVIGANPTDGHPVFASRLKKRLRQGAKLIIVDPRRIDLVRTPHVEAAYHLPLRPGTNVAVLTALGHVIVSEGLMNESFIRERCDWEEFQDWASFVLQPENSPEAVEKVSGVPADLIRGAARLYATGGNGAIYYGLGVTEHSQGSTTVMAIANLAMATGNLGRPGVGVNPLRGQNNVQGACDMGSFPHELPGYRHISEDATRAIYESLWGVKLDDEPGLRIPNMLDAAVEGSFKGLYIQGEDILQSDPNTKHVAAGLEAMECVVVHDLFLNETANYAHVFLPGSTFLEKDGTFTNAERRINRVRKVMEPKNGYADWEVTQELAKALGMNWSYEHPSEIMAEIAATTPSFAGVTYELLERESSVQWPCNEKAPTGTPVMHMGGFVRGKGKFIRTAYVATDEKAGPRFPLLLTTGRILSQYNVGAQTRRTENVVWHDEDLLEIHPFDAENRGIRDRDWVKLASRSGETTLRAKVTDRVAPGVVYTTFHHPDTQANVVTTEYSDWATNCPEYKVTAVQVTPSNGPSEWQENYEELSRRSRRIVHVEPAE; encoded by the coding sequence ATGTGCTTCGTGAACGAGATCGACTACGGCACCCCGGCCTCGAAATCGGACAAGTCCATAACCCTCACCATCGATGGCAAGGAGATCGCCGTCCCCGAAGGCACGTCCATCATGCGGGCGGCGCGGATGGCCGGCATCGAGGTGCCGAAGCTGTGCGCCAACGATATGGTCAAGGCCTTCGGCTCCTGTCGGCTTTGCCTGGTGGAAATCGAGGGGCGCGGCGGAACGCCCGCCTCCTGCACCACGCCGGTGGCCGAGGGCCTGAAAGTTTCCACCCGCACGGATCGGGTGCAGGCCATCCGCCGCGGCATCATGGAACTCTACATGTCCGACCACCCGGAGGACTGCCCGGCCTGTGCCGCTGGCGACTGCGAGATGGTGGAGATGGCCGAGACCGTTGGCCTGCAAGAGATCCGCTACGGGCGCGGGGGCGAGAACCATCTGTGGCCGGCGCATGATGGCGAGGCCAATCCGCATTTCCTGGAGACGGACCTCTCCAACCCCTACTTCGCCTATGATGCCTCGCAGTGCATCGTCTGTTCGCTGTGCGTGCGCGCCTGCGAAGAGCAGCAGGGCACCTTCGCGCTGACCGTCGAGGGCCGCGGCTTCGAAAGCCGCATCTCCGCCGGCATGCACGAGCCCTTTCTGGAATCGGAATGTGTTTCCTGCGGCGCCTGCGTGCAGGCATGCCCGACAGGGGCATTGCGTGAGAAATCGGTCATCGAGAAAGGCATGCCCGACCATTCCGTCGTCACCACCTGCGCCTATTGCGGCGTCGGCTGCTCCTTCAAGGCGGAGATGCAGGGCGAGGAAGTCGTCCGCATGGTTCCTTACAAGGACGGCAAGGCCAATCGCGGCCATTCCTGCGTGAAGGGCCGCTTCGCTTATGGCTACACCAGCCACAAGGATCGCATCCTCAACCCCATGATTCGCGAGAAGATCACGGATCCATGGAGAGAGGTGACCTGGGAGGAGGCCTATGCCCATGTGGGCAGGGAATTCCGCCGCATCCAGTATCAATACGGCAAGGGCGCCGTCGGCGGCATCACCTCGTCGCGCTGCACGAACGAGGAGACCTATCTGGTCCAGAAGCTCGTGCGGCAGGGCTTCGGCAACAACAATGTCGATACCTGCGCGCGCGTCTGCCATTCCCCCACGGGCTACGGCCTGAAGACCACCTTCGGCACCTCCGCCGGCACGCAGGATTTCGATTCGGTCGAACATGCCGATGTGGTGTTGGTCATCGGCGCCAACCCCACCGATGGCCATCCCGTCTTCGCCTCGCGCCTCAAGAAGCGCTTGCGTCAGGGCGCCAAGCTCATCATCGTCGACCCCCGCCGCATCGATCTCGTGCGCACGCCGCATGTGGAGGCCGCCTATCACCTGCCGCTGCGTCCCGGCACGAATGTGGCCGTGCTCACCGCGCTCGGCCATGTGATCGTCTCGGAGGGGCTCATGAACGAGAGCTTCATTCGTGAGCGCTGCGACTGGGAGGAGTTCCAGGACTGGGCTTCCTTCGTCCTCCAGCCGGAAAACAGCCCCGAGGCGGTGGAGAAGGTATCCGGCGTACCGGCCGACCTCATCCGCGGCGCCGCACGCCTCTATGCTACCGGCGGCAACGGCGCCATCTATTACGGCCTCGGGGTCACCGAGCACAGCCAGGGCTCCACCACCGTCATGGCCATCGCCAACCTCGCCATGGCGACCGGCAATCTCGGCCGGCCGGGTGTGGGCGTGAACCCGCTGCGCGGCCAGAACAATGTGCAGGGCGCCTGTGACATGGGTTCCTTCCCACACGAGCTGCCCGGCTACCGCCACATCTCCGAAGACGCCACCCGCGCCATCTATGAAAGCCTGTGGGGCGTGAAGCTCGACGACGAGCCGGGCCTGCGCATCCCCAACATGCTGGATGCTGCGGTCGAGGGCTCATTCAAAGGGCTCTACATCCAGGGCGAGGACATCCTGCAGTCCGACCCGAACACGAAGCATGTCGCCGCCGGTCTCGAAGCTATGGAGTGCGTGGTGGTGCACGACCTCTTCCTCAACGAGACGGCGAACTATGCCCACGTCTTCCTGCCCGGCTCGACCTTCCTGGAAAAGGACGGCACCTTCACCAATGCCGAGCGCCGCATCAACCGCGTGCGCAAGGTGATGGAACCAAAGAACGGCTATGCCGACTGGGAGGTGACGCAGGAATTGGCCAAGGCGCTGGGCATGAACTGGAGCTACGAGCACCCCTCCGAGATCATGGCCGAAATCGCCGCCACCACGCCGAGTTTCGCCGGCGTCACCTACGAGCTTCTGGAGCGCGAAAGCTCCGTGCAGTGGCCGTGCAACGAGAAGGCGCCCACGGGTACACCGGTCATGCATATGGGCGGCTTCGTGCGCGGCAAGGGCAAGTTCATCCGTACCGCCTATGTGGCCACCGACGAAAAGGCCGGGCCGCGCTTCCCGCTGCTGCTGACCACCGGCCGTATTCTTTCGCAATACAATGTGGGCGCGCAGACGCGGCGCACGGAGAATGTGGTCTGGCACGACGAGGACCTTCTGGAGATCCACCCCTTCGACGCCGAAAACCGCGGCATCCGCGACCGCGATTGGGTGAAGCTCGCAAGCCGTTCCGGCGAGACGACTCTACGCGCGAAAGTCACCGACCGCGTGGCGCCGGGCGTGGTGTATACGACCTTTCACCACCCGGATACGCAAGCCAATGTGGTCACCACCGAATATTCCGACTGGGCGACCAACTGCCCCGAATACAAGGTGACCGCCGTGCAGGTGACACCTTCCAACGGGCCCAGCGAATGGCAGGAAAACTACGAGGAGCTTTCCCGCAGGAGCCGCCGCATCGTGCATGTGGAGCCAGCGGAGTGA
- a CDS encoding formate dehydrogenase subunit delta, with the protein MANQIAAFFETMGHAEAVDGVADHINKFWEPRMRRHFFEIVERGGDGLNPLVLQAAAKVKRPKEAAA; encoded by the coding sequence ATGGCGAACCAGATCGCGGCCTTTTTTGAGACCATGGGCCATGCCGAGGCCGTGGACGGCGTTGCCGACCACATCAACAAGTTTTGGGAACCGCGCATGCGGCGGCACTTCTTCGAAATCGTCGAGCGCGGCGGTGATGGCCTGAACCCGCTGGTGCTGCAAGCGGCTGCGAAGGTGAAGCGGCCGAAAGAGGCAGCGGCCTGA
- a CDS encoding formate dehydrogenase subunit gamma, translating to MPIIDRWKKEEGPLLPILNGILRELGHVPREAVPVIAEALNLSRAEVYGVVSFYHDYRENPPGRHVLKLCRAEACQSMGGDAIAERLESLLGVKFGETAADGSVTLEAVYCLGLCACAPSAMLDGEVVGRLDGEAAEEIAREVRL from the coding sequence ATGCCCATTATCGACCGGTGGAAAAAGGAGGAAGGCCCGCTTCTGCCGATCCTGAACGGCATCTTGCGGGAGCTGGGCCATGTGCCGCGCGAAGCAGTGCCGGTGATCGCGGAGGCGCTGAATCTTTCGCGCGCCGAGGTCTATGGCGTGGTCTCCTTCTATCACGATTATCGCGAGAACCCGCCGGGGCGGCACGTGCTGAAGCTCTGCCGCGCCGAGGCGTGCCAGTCCATGGGCGGCGATGCGATCGCGGAAAGGCTGGAAAGCCTGCTCGGCGTGAAGTTCGGCGAGACGGCGGCCGATGGTTCCGTGACGCTGGAGGCCGTCTATTGCCTGGGCCTGTGCGCCTGCGCGCCCTCGGCCATGCTGGACGGCGAGGTGGTCGGGCGACTGGACGGCGAGGCGGCCGAAGAGATCGCCCGGGAGGTGCGCCTATGA
- the fdhD gene encoding formate dehydrogenase accessory sulfurtransferase FdhD — MTSPLSKVLRTAQRADGTRLAARVLPKEAAVALSYGGTTHAVMMATPDDLEDFALGFSLTEGIISSPDEIDSIAVQDLGTGFDVQIRLKDTANKRFEARRRRLAGPVGCGLCGIESIEEAMRDVPSVTDNPLRLTAQDVVQSVQRLSEQQTLHRQTGAVHAAGFYVASKGIVATREDVGRHNALDKLAGALAKTGIQGTSGAVIITSRVSVEMVQKAAAIGAPVVIAVSAPTALAVTTAEQCGQTVVALVRGNEFDVFTHPERIETGAARHVA; from the coding sequence ATGACGTCCCCCCTCTCCAAGGTCCTTCGCACCGCCCAGCGCGCAGACGGAACGCGGCTTGCCGCCCGCGTGCTGCCCAAGGAAGCCGCCGTGGCGCTGTCCTATGGCGGCACCACGCACGCGGTGATGATGGCCACCCCCGACGATCTGGAGGATTTCGCACTCGGCTTCAGCCTCACCGAAGGGATCATTTCCTCGCCGGACGAGATCGATTCAATTGCCGTGCAGGATCTCGGCACGGGCTTCGATGTGCAGATCCGCTTGAAGGATACCGCCAACAAGCGTTTCGAGGCGCGGCGCCGACGTCTCGCCGGCCCGGTCGGCTGCGGTCTCTGCGGCATCGAATCCATCGAGGAGGCGATGCGCGACGTGCCTTCCGTGACAGACAATCCGCTCAGGCTCACCGCGCAGGACGTCGTGCAGTCCGTGCAACGGCTCTCCGAGCAGCAGACGCTACACCGGCAGACCGGCGCGGTGCATGCAGCCGGCTTCTATGTCGCCAGCAAAGGGATCGTCGCCACACGCGAGGATGTCGGCCGCCACAACGCACTCGACAAGCTGGCCGGCGCGCTCGCGAAGACCGGAATCCAGGGTACTTCCGGCGCCGTGATCATCACCAGCCGTGTTTCCGTCGAAATGGTTCAGAAGGCGGCGGCGATCGGTGCACCCGTGGTCATCGCGGTATCCGCGCCGACCGCGCTCGCCGTCACCACGGCCGAACAGTGCGGTCAGACAGTGGTTGCGCTGGTGCGGGGCAATGAGTTCGACGTCTTCACCCATCCCGAGCGCATCGAAACCGGAGCGGCCAGGCATGTCGCATGA
- a CDS encoding Mrp/NBP35 family ATP-binding protein, translating into MSAVSRQAVIDKLSTIKGPDLESDIISLGLVSEIFIADGKVFFSITVPAERAQELEPLREAAERAVKTVPGVTGAVVALTAERQGGMGAAPPKPAPRPQAAHSRGPQGQPPAKPGVPGVEAIIAVASGKGGVGKSTTAVNLALGLQALGLKVGILDADIYGPSMPRLLGLTGKPQMVDSKTLKPMDAYGIQVMSIGFLVEEETPMIWRGPMVMSALRQLLRDVAWGPLDVMVVDMPPGTGDAQLTMAQQVPLAGAVIVSTPQDLALIDARKGLNMFRRVEVPVLGIVENMSYFIAPDTGSRYDIFGHGGARAEAERLGVPFLGEVPLTMDVREMSDAGTPVVVSNPEGAQARTYSAIAEKVLERLRAEKAVADTAPAIIFE; encoded by the coding sequence ATGAGCGCCGTCAGCCGCCAAGCCGTCATCGACAAGCTCAGCACCATCAAGGGGCCTGATCTCGAGAGCGATATCATCTCGCTCGGCCTCGTTTCGGAGATCTTCATCGCCGACGGGAAGGTGTTCTTCTCCATCACGGTGCCGGCCGAGCGCGCGCAGGAGCTTGAGCCGCTGCGCGAGGCGGCCGAGCGCGCCGTGAAAACCGTTCCCGGCGTGACCGGCGCCGTTGTTGCGTTGACGGCGGAACGGCAGGGCGGCATGGGTGCCGCGCCGCCGAAACCCGCCCCGCGACCGCAGGCGGCGCACTCTCGCGGCCCCCAGGGGCAGCCGCCGGCGAAGCCGGGCGTGCCCGGCGTGGAAGCCATCATCGCCGTCGCCAGCGGCAAGGGCGGCGTCGGCAAGTCCACCACTGCGGTAAACCTTGCGCTCGGCCTGCAGGCGCTGGGGCTCAAGGTCGGGATCCTGGATGCGGACATCTACGGCCCCTCCATGCCCAGGCTGCTCGGCCTCACGGGCAAGCCGCAAATGGTGGACAGCAAGACGCTCAAGCCCATGGACGCGTATGGCATCCAGGTCATGTCCATCGGTTTCCTGGTGGAGGAAGAGACGCCCATGATCTGGCGCGGGCCCATGGTCATGTCCGCCCTGCGCCAGCTCCTGCGCGACGTTGCCTGGGGACCGCTCGACGTGATGGTGGTCGACATGCCGCCCGGCACGGGCGACGCGCAGCTCACCATGGCGCAGCAGGTGCCGCTCGCCGGCGCCGTTATCGTCTCCACCCCGCAGGATCTCGCTTTGATCGATGCGCGCAAGGGCCTCAACATGTTCCGGCGCGTGGAGGTGCCGGTGCTCGGCATCGTCGAGAACATGAGCTATTTCATCGCGCCCGATACCGGCAGCCGATACGACATCTTCGGCCATGGCGGCGCGAGGGCGGAGGCAGAGCGCCTCGGCGTACCCTTCCTGGGCGAGGTCCCGCTCACGATGGATGTACGGGAGATGTCGGACGCCGGCACACCGGTCGTCGTCTCGAACCCCGAAGGCGCACAGGCCAGGACCTACAGCGCCATAGCGGAAAAGGTTCTGGAGCGGCTGAGGGCTGAAAAAGCAGTGGCGGACACGGCCCCGGCGATCATCTTCGAATAG
- a CDS encoding NADH-quinone oxidoreductase subunit NuoF, translating into MTATIYIPRDSGALALGAEKVAAAAARELETRGVDAKIVRNGSRGLYWLEPMVEVETAEGRVAYGPVKVSDVPSLFDSDFLSGGAHPLFLGRPEEIPFLKRQTRLTFARCGIIDPVSLEDYEAHGGLRGLKHALALTPLQIVEQVTESGLRGRGGAGFPTGIKWKTVHDTAAAQKYIVCNADEGDSGTFADRMIMEGDPFVLIEGMAIAGIATGAAKGYIYLRSEYPHAEKVLNEAIAAARQRGVLGKSVLGSAYAFDMEVRVGAGAYVCGEETALLDSLEGKRGMVRAKPPLPAHEGLFGKPTVINNVISLASVPIILDKGGAFYRDFGMGRSRGTIPIQIAGNVKHGGLFEAAFGLTLGEIVDDIGGGTATGRPVRAVQVGGPLGAYFPRALFDTPFDYEAFAAKDGLIGHAGIVVFDDTVDMLRQARFAMEFCAVESCGKCTPCRIGSTRGVEVLDRLAKGIEPVNQIEIVSDLCNTMKFGSLCALGGFTPYPVMSALTHFPEDFRPQPVREAAE; encoded by the coding sequence ATGACCGCCACCATCTATATCCCCCGCGATTCCGGCGCGCTGGCGCTCGGCGCGGAAAAGGTGGCTGCGGCCGCCGCCCGGGAACTGGAAACAAGAGGCGTGGACGCGAAGATCGTCCGCAACGGCTCGCGCGGGCTCTACTGGCTGGAGCCGATGGTGGAAGTGGAGACGGCGGAAGGCCGGGTGGCATACGGCCCCGTAAAGGTTTCCGACGTGCCGTCGCTCTTCGATAGCGATTTCCTCTCAGGCGGCGCGCATCCGCTCTTCCTCGGCAGGCCGGAGGAAATCCCCTTCCTCAAACGGCAAACCCGGCTCACCTTCGCGCGCTGCGGCATCATCGATCCCGTGTCGCTGGAGGATTACGAGGCGCATGGCGGGCTGAGGGGCCTCAAGCACGCGCTCGCCCTGACGCCGCTGCAGATCGTCGAACAAGTGACCGAATCCGGCCTGCGCGGGCGCGGCGGCGCAGGCTTCCCCACCGGCATCAAGTGGAAAACGGTGCACGACACGGCGGCCGCGCAGAAATACATCGTCTGCAACGCGGATGAAGGCGATTCCGGCACATTCGCCGACCGCATGATCATGGAGGGCGACCCCTTCGTGCTCATCGAGGGCATGGCCATCGCCGGCATCGCGACGGGTGCCGCGAAGGGCTACATCTATCTGCGCTCGGAATATCCCCATGCGGAGAAGGTGCTGAACGAGGCGATCGCCGCCGCGCGGCAGAGGGGCGTTCTGGGCAAGAGCGTGCTCGGCAGCGCTTACGCCTTCGACATGGAGGTGCGTGTCGGCGCCGGCGCCTATGTCTGCGGCGAGGAAACGGCGCTGCTCGACTCGCTCGAGGGCAAACGCGGCATGGTGCGCGCCAAGCCGCCGCTGCCCGCCCATGAGGGCCTGTTCGGCAAGCCCACGGTCATCAACAACGTTATCTCGCTCGCCTCCGTGCCGATCATCCTCGACAAGGGCGGCGCCTTCTATCGCGATTTCGGCATGGGCCGCTCGCGCGGCACCATCCCCATCCAGATCGCCGGCAACGTGAAGCATGGCGGGCTGTTCGAGGCGGCTTTCGGGCTGACGCTGGGCGAAATCGTCGATGATATCGGCGGCGGCACGGCCACGGGCCGGCCGGTGCGGGCTGTGCAGGTCGGCGGACCGCTCGGCGCCTATTTCCCGCGCGCACTGTTCGACACGCCGTTCGACTACGAGGCCTTCGCGGCCAAGGACGGGCTCATCGGCCATGCCGGCATCGTGGTCTTCGACGATACGGTCGACATGCTGAGACAGGCGCGGTTTGCCATGGAATTCTGTGCCGTGGAAAGCTGCGGCAAGTGCACGCCCTGCCGCATCGGCTCCACGCGCGGGGTGGAGGTGCTCGACCGGCTGGCGAAGGGGATTGAGCCGGTAAACCAGATCGAGATCGTCAGCGATCTCTGCAACACCATGAAATTCGGCTCGCTCTGCGCACTGGGCGGCTTCACACCCTATCCGGTGATGAGCGCGCTGACGCACTTCCCGGAGGATTTCCGTCCACAGCCGGTGCGGGAGGCGGCGGAGTGA
- a CDS encoding S8 family peptidase: MTSTPEEPVEAPTGHPVMDETAASSYAAGSEFRRIDPGENCGTGCTGANNYELQNIHYAHTATLSNGQKVRGAGTLIAVVDDGFLTSHQELAGKSIDSTYLSTNTPLDHGTAVTSIVAGKADGIGMMGVAPEANLHLTSWENVAPASLVSHLTNATNDAAAKGAVAQNNSWGWDTEVAASQERTNYENSGASSYAVYSAMQRGGTPAQWQALFHAYDNFQTSGVIVVANSNESSLGDASAWTALPLFVPELSEAWIAVTNASFTLNTSDGSIRSATLLSAPCGSAARFCVTSDGTLAHLPTASGDDSYYQDNVIGTGTSFAAPQVSGQIALLAQAFPNLSPAEWTTRLLATARTDWAGFQSTIVGQQTFAPGVTHAYSSDYGHGVPDMKRALEPVGGLSVASGSNVFTAERTSLDGGVTTSGSVVGNSVAKALAGRSVMVVDALGTDFYVDGDELNGSGGSRAPSADAAHLSRNVDRIAASFAFVEAESAAGAGLHDAAVPKLFFSQTLANLEGDTAFSQLFPTEDGGYLQFSGQMQDVSNGGTTAFSVSRLIAREGFSSELSFSFGQSGGSFFGTEARGPFMAAENTGNLAAGVSISKALSAFWSVGAYAEFGSTFVDDDPSALVDYGSFAYASGGLTARRRDVFTGRDMLDFYAGVRPAAFAGEAKLRLPVGRDADGTIRYDDLSVDLADSDLPLRLGFVYKNRTEQDFDLLFGFNTDFLAGSDPEPVYSVSLGLKKEF; encoded by the coding sequence ATGACCTCCACGCCGGAGGAGCCTGTCGAAGCTCCGACCGGCCACCCGGTGATGGATGAGACTGCGGCCTCTTCTTATGCCGCCGGCTCCGAGTTCCGCCGCATCGACCCCGGCGAAAATTGCGGCACGGGCTGCACCGGCGCCAACAATTACGAGCTCCAGAACATCCATTACGCCCATACGGCGACGCTGAGCAACGGCCAGAAGGTGCGTGGTGCGGGCACGCTGATTGCAGTGGTGGACGACGGTTTTCTGACCTCGCATCAGGAATTGGCCGGGAAGAGCATCGATAGCACCTATCTCAGCACCAATACTCCGCTTGATCACGGCACCGCAGTCACCTCCATTGTCGCGGGCAAGGCCGATGGCATCGGCATGATGGGAGTGGCTCCGGAGGCGAATCTGCACCTTACCTCCTGGGAGAATGTGGCTCCCGCAAGCCTGGTTAGTCACCTTACGAATGCCACCAATGACGCGGCAGCCAAAGGCGCCGTCGCGCAGAACAATTCCTGGGGCTGGGACACGGAAGTTGCCGCCAGCCAGGAGAGGACGAACTACGAAAACTCCGGCGCGAGCAGCTATGCCGTATACAGCGCAATGCAAAGGGGCGGCACGCCGGCGCAATGGCAGGCACTCTTCCACGCCTATGACAATTTCCAGACCTCGGGCGTCATCGTCGTCGCCAATTCCAACGAATCCAGCCTCGGAGATGCCTCCGCTTGGACCGCCCTGCCCCTGTTCGTGCCGGAGCTTTCGGAGGCCTGGATCGCCGTCACCAACGCGTCCTTTACGCTGAATACCAGTGACGGCTCGATCCGCAGCGCCACCCTGCTCTCTGCGCCTTGCGGCTCCGCGGCCCGGTTCTGCGTTACGAGCGACGGAACACTTGCCCATCTTCCTACCGCCAGTGGCGACGATTCCTACTATCAGGACAACGTCATCGGCACCGGCACCTCCTTCGCCGCGCCGCAGGTCTCCGGCCAGATCGCGCTCCTCGCGCAAGCCTTCCCGAACCTTTCGCCGGCCGAATGGACCACGCGGCTGCTGGCCACCGCGCGGACGGATTGGGCAGGCTTTCAAAGCACGATCGTGGGCCAGCAGACCTTCGCGCCCGGCGTGACGCACGCCTATTCCAGCGACTACGGCCACGGCGTGCCGGACATGAAGAGGGCCCTCGAGCCGGTCGGCGGGCTTTCGGTCGCGAGCGGCAGCAACGTCTTCACCGCCGAGCGCACCAGCCTGGACGGCGGCGTGACCACCTCGGGTTCCGTGGTGGGCAACAGCGTGGCCAAGGCGCTGGCCGGGCGCAGCGTCATGGTGGTCGACGCGCTCGGGACGGATTTCTACGTCGACGGGGACGAACTCAACGGAAGCGGCGGCTCGAGGGCACCCAGCGCCGACGCCGCCCATCTCTCGCGCAATGTCGACCGAATCGCCGCGAGTTTCGCCTTTGTCGAGGCGGAAAGTGCCGCAGGCGCCGGCCTGCACGACGCGGCGGTGCCGAAACTCTTCTTCTCGCAGACGCTCGCCAATCTCGAAGGCGATACCGCCTTCTCGCAGCTCTTTCCGACGGAGGATGGCGGTTATCTGCAATTTTCCGGTCAGATGCAGGACGTGTCCAATGGTGGCACGACGGCCTTTTCCGTTTCGCGCCTGATCGCACGCGAAGGTTTTTCGAGCGAACTTTCCTTCTCCTTCGGCCAGAGCGGCGGCAGCTTCTTCGGCACGGAGGCGCGCGGCCCCTTCATGGCCGCCGAGAACACGGGCAACTTGGCGGCGGGCGTCAGCATCAGCAAGGCGCTTTCCGCGTTCTGGTCGGTGGGCGCCTATGCCGAGTTCGGCAGCACCTTCGTGGACGACGATCCTTCCGCGCTGGTGGATTATGGCTCGTTCGCCTATGCCAGCGGGGGGCTCACCGCGCGGCGCCGCGACGTTTTCACCGGGCGCGACATGCTCGACTTCTATGCGGGCGTGCGGCCGGCGGCATTCGCCGGCGAGGCAAAGCTGCGCCTGCCGGTCGGGCGCGACGCCGACGGCACGATCCGCTACGACGACCTCTCCGTCGATCTTGCGGATTCAGACCTGCCGCTCCGGCTGGGCTTCGTTTACAAGAACCGCACCGAGCAGGATTTCGACCTGCTCTTCGGCTTCAACACGGATTTCCTCGCCGGCAGCGATCCTGAGCCGGTCTATTCGGTCTCGCTGGGACTGAAGAAGGAGTTTTGA